One stretch of Amycolatopsis sp. NBC_00345 DNA includes these proteins:
- a CDS encoding LeuD/DmdB family oxidoreductase small subunit, translating into MSTTVSGRVWVFGDSLNTDAMYPAFAMKLDLPEAARFVFHDVRPGWTDEVARGDLVVAGRNFGVGSSRPVAALFRQLGVAALVAEEFNSLFLRNAVNAGLPAVTVPGVTAVFDDGDLGTFDIAAGQYANETKGTAGEFPPLPELVLEILASGGVLPRLAEQGYLPIELLDTLRGGA; encoded by the coding sequence ATGAGCACCACTGTCTCCGGACGGGTCTGGGTGTTCGGCGACTCGCTGAACACCGACGCGATGTACCCGGCCTTCGCGATGAAGCTGGACCTCCCCGAGGCGGCCCGGTTTGTCTTCCACGACGTCCGTCCAGGGTGGACGGACGAGGTGGCGCGGGGCGACCTCGTGGTGGCAGGGCGGAACTTCGGCGTCGGCTCCTCGCGGCCGGTCGCGGCGCTGTTCCGGCAGCTGGGCGTGGCGGCGCTGGTCGCGGAGGAGTTCAACTCGCTGTTCCTGCGCAACGCCGTCAACGCCGGGCTGCCCGCGGTGACCGTCCCGGGCGTCACGGCGGTGTTCGACGACGGTGACCTCGGGACGTTCGACATCGCGGCCGGGCAGTACGCCAACGAGACGAAGGGGACCGCCGGCGAGTTCCCGCCGTTGCCGGAGCTGGTGCTGGAGATCCTGGCCAGCGGGGGAGTCCTGCCGCGGCTGGCCGAGCAGGGGTACCTGCCGATCGAGCTGCTGGACACCCTGCGCGGTGGCGCATGA